The proteins below come from a single Tachypleus tridentatus isolate NWPU-2018 chromosome 13, ASM421037v1, whole genome shotgun sequence genomic window:
- the LOC143240340 gene encoding small ribosomal subunit protein eS19-like isoform X1 has protein sequence MGTITKMPSISVKDVDQHEFVQAFAAFLKKSGKLRIPDWVDLVKTGIYKELAPYDEDWFYVRCASVARHLYLRAPVGVGALTKIYGGRHRRGTAPAHFCRGSSSIARKALQALEQLKMVEKDDNGGRRLTSQGRRDLDRIAAQVKSKTSK, from the exons ATGGGTACAATTACTAAG ATGCCTTCAATCAGTGTGAAGGATGTTGACCAGCATGAGTTTGTGCAAGCTTTTGCTGCTTTCTTGAAAAA gtcTGGAAAACTCAGAATCCCAGATTGGGTTGATTTAGTCAAAACAGGGATTTATAAAGAACTGGCACCTTATGATGAAGACTGGTTCTATGTAAGATGTG CCTCTGTAGCTCGTCACCTCTATCTTCGAGCACCTGTTGGAGTTGGGGCACTAACAAAAATTTACGGTGGAAGACATCGTAGAGGCACCGCTCCAGCTCATTTCTGTCGAGGTTCTTCAAGTATTGCCCGGAAAGCACTTCAGGCTCTAGAACAACTGAAGATGGTTGAAAAAGATGATAATGG gGGTCGTCGTCTAACAAGCCAGGGAAGGAGAGACTTGGATAGAATTGCTGCTCAAGTGAAATCAAAGACCTCTAAATGA
- the LOC143240340 gene encoding small ribosomal subunit protein eS19-like isoform X2, protein MPSISVKDVDQHEFVQAFAAFLKKSGKLRIPDWVDLVKTGIYKELAPYDEDWFYVRCASVARHLYLRAPVGVGALTKIYGGRHRRGTAPAHFCRGSSSIARKALQALEQLKMVEKDDNGGRRLTSQGRRDLDRIAAQVKSKTSK, encoded by the exons ATGCCTTCAATCAGTGTGAAGGATGTTGACCAGCATGAGTTTGTGCAAGCTTTTGCTGCTTTCTTGAAAAA gtcTGGAAAACTCAGAATCCCAGATTGGGTTGATTTAGTCAAAACAGGGATTTATAAAGAACTGGCACCTTATGATGAAGACTGGTTCTATGTAAGATGTG CCTCTGTAGCTCGTCACCTCTATCTTCGAGCACCTGTTGGAGTTGGGGCACTAACAAAAATTTACGGTGGAAGACATCGTAGAGGCACCGCTCCAGCTCATTTCTGTCGAGGTTCTTCAAGTATTGCCCGGAAAGCACTTCAGGCTCTAGAACAACTGAAGATGGTTGAAAAAGATGATAATGG gGGTCGTCGTCTAACAAGCCAGGGAAGGAGAGACTTGGATAGAATTGCTGCTCAAGTGAAATCAAAGACCTCTAAATGA